Proteins encoded in a region of the Magallana gigas chromosome 8, xbMagGiga1.1, whole genome shotgun sequence genome:
- the LOC105324494 gene encoding diacylglycerol kinase delta isoform X10: MEEWITALKTATNKEFYDGNASQREMMSGQHNWYACSHARPTYCNVCREALSGVTSHGLSCEVCKFKAHKRCAVKAQSNCKWTTLAAIGREILEDEDGLISMPHQWLEGNLPVSAKCNVCDKTCGSVLKLQDWRCLWCKAMVHSNCKDQISSVCPLGQCKLSILPPTAINNIDSDGYWEATRPPRTSPLLVFVNTKSGDNQGVKFLRRFKQLLNPAQVFDLMNGGPHPGLRLFQKFDQFRILVCGGDGSVGWVLSEIDKLDLHKQCQMGVLPFGTGNDLARVLGWGSTFDADTQLPVILEKLEHSQIKMLDRWSIWTYEGTMPPPRKLSQQFDPISVYEDSVANHLSKMLHSEDHAVVISSAKVLCQTVKDFVAKVGEAHEKEGQKDSDIALKCNVLNEKLESLLVTLNDEAEASTPSQEQTKSPSSPEQDSSNQDQDTVPGVITAPTKTKSAIFKPRDALMSRANSLKKAIRQIIEHTERAVDEQNAQTEEQYQRMKESPLYKADSSELLDSSETSPQRGLAAHAETSRSAPTFSIFTLEAAPKTPISSPRNLVHTDPNLSVKDLETGASRRISSMSMLNKTASVGSVLGRDKSPQKELTAPLFGVPFHTILPGLNSNIAGKLAGGSFISKVLLANADALCAAASPLVEDDIPPSEYTERCVMNNYFGIGLDAKITLDFQNKRDEHPEKCRSRTKNFMWYGVLGGKELVQRSFKNLDQRVQLECDGQRIPLPSLQGIVILNIPSYMGGANFWGGTKEDDTFQAPSFDDKILEVVAVFGSVQMAMSRVIDIQHHRIAQCRRVKITIMGDEAVPAQVDGEAWMQPPGYIHIVHKNRAQMLTRDRVFENTLKSWSEKQKEIERSVSPQPTSLSEEESLVLQNFVEVASTLIKGVKIASLKYSAVEQELFPLATQASEYMDRLFPAGKLAEMETGGMESYQVKHRPIKFKSKLKPTLRSQVIDFVRSVQHLNHDTSNFLSEKAAVLRLAPDISERLNASLAHLELELQKICQVCGINSTFQYDPSQITQSQEELIPLEHKRKPGKLRQVYSKLKGKNKDKQYIPLSYNVYNWTPEDVGQWLESRSLSEYKDSFIRNEIRGTELLTLDKGDLQDLGVTKVGHLKRIQQGIKELNNRMTAYDKSLVFDKNSS, translated from the exons ATGGAGGAATGGATCACGGCCCTTAAAACGGCCACTAACAAAGAGTTTTACGAT GGGAATGCCAGTCAGCGTGAGATGATGTCCGGCCAGCACAACTGGTACGCGTGTTCCCACGCCCGTCCCACCTACTGCAATGTCTGCCGTGAGGCCCTCTCAGGGGTCACCTCCCATGGACTCTCCTGCGAGG TATGCAAGTTCAAAGCCCACAAGAGATGTGCTGTGAAAGCTCAATCTAACTGTAAGTGGACCACTCTGGCGGCCATTGGAAGAGAAATTCTGGAAGATGAAGACGGT CTGATCTCAATGCCACACCAGTGGTTAGAGGGAAACCTGCCGGTCAGTGCTAAGTGTAATGTCTGTGACAAGACTTGTGGAAGTGTGCTAAAACTACAGGACTGGCGGTGTCTCTGGTGTAAGGCCATG GTTCATTCAAACTGTAAGGACCAGATTTCGTCGGTGTGCCCCCTGGGTCAGTGTAAGCTCTCTATCCTACCTCCCACTGCCATCAACAACATAGACTCGGACGGTTACTGGGAGGCGACCCGACCCCCCAGGACCAGCCCCCTCCTGGTGTTTGTCAACACCAAATCGGGAGACAATCAG gGTGTTAAATTTTTACGACGATTTAAACAGCTTTTGAATCCTGCTCAGGTGTTTGATTTAATGAATGGGGGACCACATCCTGG GCTGAGGCTGTTTCAGAAGTTTGACCAGTTCCGGATCCTGGTGTGTGGGGGTGATGGAAGTGTTGGCTGGGTTCTCTCAGAAATCGATAAACTTGATCTCCATAAACAG TGTCAGATGGGGGTGCTGCCCTTTGGGACAGGGAATGACCTGGCCCGGGTCCTGGGGTGGGGATCAACCTTCGACGCTGACACACAGCTACCTGTGATACTAGAAAAATTAGAACATtcacaaattaaaatgttagaTAG GTGGAGTATATGGACTTATGAAGGAACAATGCCACCACCTCGAAAACTTTCTCAACAG TTTGACCCGATATCTGTGTACGAGGATTCAGTGGCTAACCATCTCTCCAAAATGTTACATTCCGAGGACCACGCTGTTGTCATTTCTTCTGCAAA AGTATTGTGTCAAACTGTAAAAGATTTTGTGGCAAAAGTAGGAGAAGCACACGAAAAAGAAGGCCAGAAGGACTCAGACATTGCCTTAAAG TGTAATGTGCTGAATGAAAAGTTAGAGAGTTTACTGGTCACCCTTAATGATGAAGCAGAGGCCTCTACCCCTTCTCAG GAACAAACAAAATCCCCTTCCTCTCCGGAACAAGATTCTAGCAATCAAGATCAAGACACCGTCCCTGGGGTTATTACCGCCCCCACCAAAACCAAATCT GCCATTTTTAAACCTAGAGATGCCCTTATGTCCAGAGCTAACAGTCTGAAAAAAGCAATCCGCCAAATCATAGAACACACTGAGCGAG CTGTTGATGAACAAAATGCACAAACTGAGGAACAATACCAGCGGATGAAGGAGTCGCCCCTGTACAAGGCAGACAGCTCCGAGCTGCTGGACTCCAGCGAGACTTCTCCACAAAGGGGGCTCGCTGCTCATGCCGAGACATCACGATCAGCCCCTACATTCTCCATCTTCACCCTGGAGGCAGCTCCAAAAACCCCCATATCCAGTCCAAGGAACTTAG TTCACACTGATCCTAACCTGAGCGTGAAGGACCTAGAAACAGGAGCGTCACGGAGGATCAGCAGTATGAGCATGCTCAATAAGACGGCCAGTGTCGGCTCGGTACTGGGCCGGGACAAAAGTCCTCAAAAGGAACTTACTGCTCCCTTGTTCGGGGTCCCCTTCCACACTATCCTACCGg GTTTGAACAGTAACATCGCCGGTAAGCTGGCGGGGGGAAGCTTTATCAGTAAGGTCCTGTTGGCCAATGCAGATGCCCTGTGTGCTGCCGCTTCCCCCCTCGTGGAGGATGACATTCCACC GTCAGAATATACTGAGCGCTGTGTAATGAACAATTATTTTGGAATTGGATTGGATGCCAAGATCACTTTAGACTTTCAAAATAAACGAGATGAACATCCAGAAAAATGCAG GAGTAGGACCAAGAACTTTATGTGGTATGGTGTGTTGGGAGGCAAGGAGCTGGTGCAGAGATCCTTCAAGAATCTGGACCAGCGGGTACAGCTGGAGTGTGATGGTCAGCGTATACCGCTGCCTAGCCTACAGGGCATAGTCATCCTCAATATACCAAG TTACATGGGTGGAGCAAACTTCTGGGGAGGAACAAAGGAAGATGAT ACATTTCAGGCCCCAAGCTTTGATGACAAGATTCTGGAGGTGGTGGCAGTGTTTGGGAGTGTTCAGATGGCCATGTCTCGAGTGATCGACATCCAACATCACAGGATAGCACAG TGCCGTCGTGTGAAGATCACCATCATGGGGGACGAGGCGGTGCCAGCACAGGTGGATGGGGAGGCGTGGATGCAGCCCCCGGGATACATCCACATCGTCCACAAGAACCGTGCCCAGATGTTGACCAGGGACAGG GTGTTTGAGAATACGCTGAAGTCTTGGTCAGAGAAGCAGAAAGAGATTGAGCGGTCCGTCAGCCCCCAGCCCACCTCTCTGTCTGAGGAGGAGTCCCTTGTACTACAGAACTTTGTGGAGGTTGCATCCACTCTCATCAAAGG TGTGAAGATTGCCTCCTTGAAGTACAGTGCAGTAGAGCAGGAGTTATTTCCCCTTGCTACTCAAGCCTCGGAGTACATGGACCGATTGTTTCCTGCGGGAAAGTTAGCAGAG ATGGAGACAGGAGGAATGGAGTCCTATCAG GTTAAACACAGACCtatcaaatttaaatcaaaattgaaa CCAACCCTCAGGAGTCAGGTGATTGATTTTGTTCGCAGCGTGCAGCACCTGAACCACGACACCAGTAACTTCCTATCGGAGAAGGCCGCTGTTCTA AGACTTGCACCTGATATATCGGAACGCCTGAACGCTTCATTGGCACACCTTGAGCTAGAGCTGCAGAAAATCTGCCAGGTGTGTGGGATTAACTCTACATTCCAGTACGACCCCTCACAGATCACACAATCACAGGAGGAG TTGATTCCCTTAGAACATAAAAGAAAGCCAGGAAAATTACGGCAAGTTTACAGCAAGTTAAAGGGAAAGAACAAAGACAAACAATACATTCCACTTT cATACAATGTTTATAACTGGACGCCAGAAGATGTGGGTCAGTGGCTCGAATCTCGATCTCTGTCTGAGTACAAAGACTCGTTCATTCGTAATGAGATACGTGGCACCGAGCTCCTAACTCTTGACAAGGGAGATCTGCAG GACCTCGGAGTGACAAAGGTCGGGCACCTGAAGAGGATTCAGCAGGGGATCAAAGAACTCAACAACCGCATGACTGCTTACGACAAATCTCTGGTGTTCGACAAAAACTCCTCCTGA
- the LOC105324494 gene encoding diacylglycerol kinase delta isoform X11, which translates to MMSGQHNWYACSHARPTYCNVCREALSGVTSHGLSCEVCKFKAHKRCAVKAQSNCKWTTLAAIGREILEDEDGLISMPHQWLEGNLPVSAKCNVCDKTCGSVLKLQDWRCLWCKAMVHSNCKDQISSVCPLGQCKLSILPPTAINNIDSDGYWEATRPPRTSPLLVFVNTKSGDNQGVKFLRRFKQLLNPAQVFDLMNGGPHPGLRLFQKFDQFRILVCGGDGSVGWVLSEIDKLDLHKQCQMGVLPFGTGNDLARVLGWGSTFDADTQLPVILEKLEHSQIKMLDRWSIWTYEGTMPPPRKLSQQFDPISVYEDSVANHLSKMLHSEDHAVVISSAKVLCQTVKDFVAKVGEAHEKEGQKDSDIALKCNVLNEKLESLLVTLNDEAEASTPSQEQTKSPSSPEQDSSNQDQDTVPGVITAPTKTKSAIFKPRDALMSRANSLKKAIRQIIEHTERAVDEQNAQTEEQYQRMKESPLYKADSSELLDSSETSPQRGLAAHAETSRSAPTFSIFTLEAAPKTPISSPRNLVHTDPNLSVKDLETGASRRISSMSMLNKTASVGSVLGRDKSPQKELTAPLFGVPFHTILPGLNSNIAGKLAGGSFISKVLLANADALCAAASPLVEDDIPPSEYTERCVMNNYFGIGLDAKITLDFQNKRDEHPEKCRSRTKNFMWYGVLGGKELVQRSFKNLDQRVQLECDGQRIPLPSLQGIVILNIPSYMGGANFWGGTKEDDTFQAPSFDDKILEVVAVFGSVQMAMSRVIDIQHHRIAQCRRVKITIMGDEAVPAQVDGEAWMQPPGYIHIVHKNRAQMLTRDRVFENTLKSWSEKQKEIERSVSPQPTSLSEEESLVLQNFVEVASTLIKGVKIASLKYSAVEQELFPLATQASEYMDRLFPAGKLAEMETGGMESYQVKHRPIKFKSKLKPTLRSQVIDFVRSVQHLNHDTSNFLSEKAAVLRLAPDISERLNASLAHLELELQKICQVCGINSTFQYDPSQITQSQEELIPLEHKRKPGKLRQVYSKLKGKNKDKQYIPLSYNVYNWTPEDVGQWLESRSLSEYKDSFIRNEIRGTELLTLDKGDLQDLGVTKVGHLKRIQQGIKELNNRMTAYDKSLVFDKNSS; encoded by the exons ATGATGTCCGGCCAGCACAACTGGTACGCGTGTTCCCACGCCCGTCCCACCTACTGCAATGTCTGCCGTGAGGCCCTCTCAGGGGTCACCTCCCATGGACTCTCCTGCGAGG TATGCAAGTTCAAAGCCCACAAGAGATGTGCTGTGAAAGCTCAATCTAACTGTAAGTGGACCACTCTGGCGGCCATTGGAAGAGAAATTCTGGAAGATGAAGACGGT CTGATCTCAATGCCACACCAGTGGTTAGAGGGAAACCTGCCGGTCAGTGCTAAGTGTAATGTCTGTGACAAGACTTGTGGAAGTGTGCTAAAACTACAGGACTGGCGGTGTCTCTGGTGTAAGGCCATG GTTCATTCAAACTGTAAGGACCAGATTTCGTCGGTGTGCCCCCTGGGTCAGTGTAAGCTCTCTATCCTACCTCCCACTGCCATCAACAACATAGACTCGGACGGTTACTGGGAGGCGACCCGACCCCCCAGGACCAGCCCCCTCCTGGTGTTTGTCAACACCAAATCGGGAGACAATCAG gGTGTTAAATTTTTACGACGATTTAAACAGCTTTTGAATCCTGCTCAGGTGTTTGATTTAATGAATGGGGGACCACATCCTGG GCTGAGGCTGTTTCAGAAGTTTGACCAGTTCCGGATCCTGGTGTGTGGGGGTGATGGAAGTGTTGGCTGGGTTCTCTCAGAAATCGATAAACTTGATCTCCATAAACAG TGTCAGATGGGGGTGCTGCCCTTTGGGACAGGGAATGACCTGGCCCGGGTCCTGGGGTGGGGATCAACCTTCGACGCTGACACACAGCTACCTGTGATACTAGAAAAATTAGAACATtcacaaattaaaatgttagaTAG GTGGAGTATATGGACTTATGAAGGAACAATGCCACCACCTCGAAAACTTTCTCAACAG TTTGACCCGATATCTGTGTACGAGGATTCAGTGGCTAACCATCTCTCCAAAATGTTACATTCCGAGGACCACGCTGTTGTCATTTCTTCTGCAAA AGTATTGTGTCAAACTGTAAAAGATTTTGTGGCAAAAGTAGGAGAAGCACACGAAAAAGAAGGCCAGAAGGACTCAGACATTGCCTTAAAG TGTAATGTGCTGAATGAAAAGTTAGAGAGTTTACTGGTCACCCTTAATGATGAAGCAGAGGCCTCTACCCCTTCTCAG GAACAAACAAAATCCCCTTCCTCTCCGGAACAAGATTCTAGCAATCAAGATCAAGACACCGTCCCTGGGGTTATTACCGCCCCCACCAAAACCAAATCT GCCATTTTTAAACCTAGAGATGCCCTTATGTCCAGAGCTAACAGTCTGAAAAAAGCAATCCGCCAAATCATAGAACACACTGAGCGAG CTGTTGATGAACAAAATGCACAAACTGAGGAACAATACCAGCGGATGAAGGAGTCGCCCCTGTACAAGGCAGACAGCTCCGAGCTGCTGGACTCCAGCGAGACTTCTCCACAAAGGGGGCTCGCTGCTCATGCCGAGACATCACGATCAGCCCCTACATTCTCCATCTTCACCCTGGAGGCAGCTCCAAAAACCCCCATATCCAGTCCAAGGAACTTAG TTCACACTGATCCTAACCTGAGCGTGAAGGACCTAGAAACAGGAGCGTCACGGAGGATCAGCAGTATGAGCATGCTCAATAAGACGGCCAGTGTCGGCTCGGTACTGGGCCGGGACAAAAGTCCTCAAAAGGAACTTACTGCTCCCTTGTTCGGGGTCCCCTTCCACACTATCCTACCGg GTTTGAACAGTAACATCGCCGGTAAGCTGGCGGGGGGAAGCTTTATCAGTAAGGTCCTGTTGGCCAATGCAGATGCCCTGTGTGCTGCCGCTTCCCCCCTCGTGGAGGATGACATTCCACC GTCAGAATATACTGAGCGCTGTGTAATGAACAATTATTTTGGAATTGGATTGGATGCCAAGATCACTTTAGACTTTCAAAATAAACGAGATGAACATCCAGAAAAATGCAG GAGTAGGACCAAGAACTTTATGTGGTATGGTGTGTTGGGAGGCAAGGAGCTGGTGCAGAGATCCTTCAAGAATCTGGACCAGCGGGTACAGCTGGAGTGTGATGGTCAGCGTATACCGCTGCCTAGCCTACAGGGCATAGTCATCCTCAATATACCAAG TTACATGGGTGGAGCAAACTTCTGGGGAGGAACAAAGGAAGATGAT ACATTTCAGGCCCCAAGCTTTGATGACAAGATTCTGGAGGTGGTGGCAGTGTTTGGGAGTGTTCAGATGGCCATGTCTCGAGTGATCGACATCCAACATCACAGGATAGCACAG TGCCGTCGTGTGAAGATCACCATCATGGGGGACGAGGCGGTGCCAGCACAGGTGGATGGGGAGGCGTGGATGCAGCCCCCGGGATACATCCACATCGTCCACAAGAACCGTGCCCAGATGTTGACCAGGGACAGG GTGTTTGAGAATACGCTGAAGTCTTGGTCAGAGAAGCAGAAAGAGATTGAGCGGTCCGTCAGCCCCCAGCCCACCTCTCTGTCTGAGGAGGAGTCCCTTGTACTACAGAACTTTGTGGAGGTTGCATCCACTCTCATCAAAGG TGTGAAGATTGCCTCCTTGAAGTACAGTGCAGTAGAGCAGGAGTTATTTCCCCTTGCTACTCAAGCCTCGGAGTACATGGACCGATTGTTTCCTGCGGGAAAGTTAGCAGAG ATGGAGACAGGAGGAATGGAGTCCTATCAG GTTAAACACAGACCtatcaaatttaaatcaaaattgaaa CCAACCCTCAGGAGTCAGGTGATTGATTTTGTTCGCAGCGTGCAGCACCTGAACCACGACACCAGTAACTTCCTATCGGAGAAGGCCGCTGTTCTA AGACTTGCACCTGATATATCGGAACGCCTGAACGCTTCATTGGCACACCTTGAGCTAGAGCTGCAGAAAATCTGCCAGGTGTGTGGGATTAACTCTACATTCCAGTACGACCCCTCACAGATCACACAATCACAGGAGGAG TTGATTCCCTTAGAACATAAAAGAAAGCCAGGAAAATTACGGCAAGTTTACAGCAAGTTAAAGGGAAAGAACAAAGACAAACAATACATTCCACTTT cATACAATGTTTATAACTGGACGCCAGAAGATGTGGGTCAGTGGCTCGAATCTCGATCTCTGTCTGAGTACAAAGACTCGTTCATTCGTAATGAGATACGTGGCACCGAGCTCCTAACTCTTGACAAGGGAGATCTGCAG GACCTCGGAGTGACAAAGGTCGGGCACCTGAAGAGGATTCAGCAGGGGATCAAAGAACTCAACAACCGCATGACTGCTTACGACAAATCTCTGGTGTTCGACAAAAACTCCTCCTGA
- the LOC105324494 gene encoding diacylglycerol kinase delta isoform X4 codes for MAASLSLTEGPHKNGKRVEIAVAEESSESETEPEPAKRFHRRISTNREIKSSVLDAEIMACTKEGHLMKQTNFQRWKRRYFKLKGRKLYYAKDTKSVIFDEIELTDLSVAECSTKNINHSFQVITPFRNLVLCADSRREMEEWITALKTATNKEFYDGNASQREMMSGQHNWYACSHARPTYCNVCREALSGVTSHGLSCEVCKFKAHKRCAVKAQSNCKWTTLAAIGREILEDEDGLISMPHQWLEGNLPVSAKCNVCDKTCGSVLKLQDWRCLWCKAMVHSNCKDQISSVCPLGQCKLSILPPTAINNIDSDGYWEATRPPRTSPLLVFVNTKSGDNQGVKFLRRFKQLLNPAQVFDLMNGGPHPGLRLFQKFDQFRILVCGGDGSVGWVLSEIDKLDLHKQCQMGVLPFGTGNDLARVLGWGSTFDADTQLPVILEKLEHSQIKMLDRWSIWTYEGTMPPPRKLSQQFDPISVYEDSVANHLSKMLHSEDHAVVISSAKVLCQTVKDFVAKVGEAHEKEGQKDSDIALKCNVLNEKLESLLVTLNDEAEASTPSQEQTKSPSSPEQDSSNQDQDTVPGVITAPTKTKSAIFKPRDALMSRANSLKKAIRQIIEHTERAVDEQNAQTEEQYQRMKESPLYKADSSELLDSSETSPQRGLAAHAETSRSAPTFSIFTLEAAPKTPISSPRNLVHTDPNLSVKDLETGASRRISSMSMLNKTASVGSVLGRDKSPQKELTAPLFGVPFHTILPGLNSNIAGKLAGGSFISKVLLANADALCAAASPLVEDDIPPSEYTERCVMNNYFGIGLDAKITLDFQNKRDEHPEKCRSRTKNFMWYGVLGGKELVQRSFKNLDQRVQLECDGQRIPLPSLQGIVILNIPSYMGGANFWGGTKEDDTFQAPSFDDKILEVVAVFGSVQMAMSRVIDIQHHRIAQCRRVKITIMGDEAVPAQVDGEAWMQPPGYIHIVHKNRAQMLTRDRVFENTLKSWSEKQKEIERSVSPQPTSLSEEESLVLQNFVEVASTLIKGVKIASLKYSAVEQELFPLATQASEYMDRLFPAGKLAEMETGGMESYQPTLRSQVIDFVRSVQHLNHDTSNFLSEKAAVLRLAPDISERLNASLAHLELELQKICQVCGINSTFQYDPSQITQSQEELIPLEHKRKPGKLRQVYSKLKGKNKDKQYIPLSYNVYNWTPEDVGQWLESRSLSEYKDSFIRNEIRGTELLTLDKGDLQDLGVTKVGHLKRIQQGIKELNNRMTAYDKSLVFDKNSS; via the exons GTGATAACCCCGTTCAGGAACCTTGTTCTGTGCGCAGACAGTCGGAGAGAGATGGAGGAATGGATCACGGCCCTTAAAACGGCCACTAACAAAGAGTTTTACGAT GGGAATGCCAGTCAGCGTGAGATGATGTCCGGCCAGCACAACTGGTACGCGTGTTCCCACGCCCGTCCCACCTACTGCAATGTCTGCCGTGAGGCCCTCTCAGGGGTCACCTCCCATGGACTCTCCTGCGAGG TATGCAAGTTCAAAGCCCACAAGAGATGTGCTGTGAAAGCTCAATCTAACTGTAAGTGGACCACTCTGGCGGCCATTGGAAGAGAAATTCTGGAAGATGAAGACGGT CTGATCTCAATGCCACACCAGTGGTTAGAGGGAAACCTGCCGGTCAGTGCTAAGTGTAATGTCTGTGACAAGACTTGTGGAAGTGTGCTAAAACTACAGGACTGGCGGTGTCTCTGGTGTAAGGCCATG GTTCATTCAAACTGTAAGGACCAGATTTCGTCGGTGTGCCCCCTGGGTCAGTGTAAGCTCTCTATCCTACCTCCCACTGCCATCAACAACATAGACTCGGACGGTTACTGGGAGGCGACCCGACCCCCCAGGACCAGCCCCCTCCTGGTGTTTGTCAACACCAAATCGGGAGACAATCAG gGTGTTAAATTTTTACGACGATTTAAACAGCTTTTGAATCCTGCTCAGGTGTTTGATTTAATGAATGGGGGACCACATCCTGG GCTGAGGCTGTTTCAGAAGTTTGACCAGTTCCGGATCCTGGTGTGTGGGGGTGATGGAAGTGTTGGCTGGGTTCTCTCAGAAATCGATAAACTTGATCTCCATAAACAG TGTCAGATGGGGGTGCTGCCCTTTGGGACAGGGAATGACCTGGCCCGGGTCCTGGGGTGGGGATCAACCTTCGACGCTGACACACAGCTACCTGTGATACTAGAAAAATTAGAACATtcacaaattaaaatgttagaTAG GTGGAGTATATGGACTTATGAAGGAACAATGCCACCACCTCGAAAACTTTCTCAACAG TTTGACCCGATATCTGTGTACGAGGATTCAGTGGCTAACCATCTCTCCAAAATGTTACATTCCGAGGACCACGCTGTTGTCATTTCTTCTGCAAA AGTATTGTGTCAAACTGTAAAAGATTTTGTGGCAAAAGTAGGAGAAGCACACGAAAAAGAAGGCCAGAAGGACTCAGACATTGCCTTAAAG TGTAATGTGCTGAATGAAAAGTTAGAGAGTTTACTGGTCACCCTTAATGATGAAGCAGAGGCCTCTACCCCTTCTCAG GAACAAACAAAATCCCCTTCCTCTCCGGAACAAGATTCTAGCAATCAAGATCAAGACACCGTCCCTGGGGTTATTACCGCCCCCACCAAAACCAAATCT GCCATTTTTAAACCTAGAGATGCCCTTATGTCCAGAGCTAACAGTCTGAAAAAAGCAATCCGCCAAATCATAGAACACACTGAGCGAG CTGTTGATGAACAAAATGCACAAACTGAGGAACAATACCAGCGGATGAAGGAGTCGCCCCTGTACAAGGCAGACAGCTCCGAGCTGCTGGACTCCAGCGAGACTTCTCCACAAAGGGGGCTCGCTGCTCATGCCGAGACATCACGATCAGCCCCTACATTCTCCATCTTCACCCTGGAGGCAGCTCCAAAAACCCCCATATCCAGTCCAAGGAACTTAG TTCACACTGATCCTAACCTGAGCGTGAAGGACCTAGAAACAGGAGCGTCACGGAGGATCAGCAGTATGAGCATGCTCAATAAGACGGCCAGTGTCGGCTCGGTACTGGGCCGGGACAAAAGTCCTCAAAAGGAACTTACTGCTCCCTTGTTCGGGGTCCCCTTCCACACTATCCTACCGg GTTTGAACAGTAACATCGCCGGTAAGCTGGCGGGGGGAAGCTTTATCAGTAAGGTCCTGTTGGCCAATGCAGATGCCCTGTGTGCTGCCGCTTCCCCCCTCGTGGAGGATGACATTCCACC GTCAGAATATACTGAGCGCTGTGTAATGAACAATTATTTTGGAATTGGATTGGATGCCAAGATCACTTTAGACTTTCAAAATAAACGAGATGAACATCCAGAAAAATGCAG GAGTAGGACCAAGAACTTTATGTGGTATGGTGTGTTGGGAGGCAAGGAGCTGGTGCAGAGATCCTTCAAGAATCTGGACCAGCGGGTACAGCTGGAGTGTGATGGTCAGCGTATACCGCTGCCTAGCCTACAGGGCATAGTCATCCTCAATATACCAAG TTACATGGGTGGAGCAAACTTCTGGGGAGGAACAAAGGAAGATGAT ACATTTCAGGCCCCAAGCTTTGATGACAAGATTCTGGAGGTGGTGGCAGTGTTTGGGAGTGTTCAGATGGCCATGTCTCGAGTGATCGACATCCAACATCACAGGATAGCACAG TGCCGTCGTGTGAAGATCACCATCATGGGGGACGAGGCGGTGCCAGCACAGGTGGATGGGGAGGCGTGGATGCAGCCCCCGGGATACATCCACATCGTCCACAAGAACCGTGCCCAGATGTTGACCAGGGACAGG GTGTTTGAGAATACGCTGAAGTCTTGGTCAGAGAAGCAGAAAGAGATTGAGCGGTCCGTCAGCCCCCAGCCCACCTCTCTGTCTGAGGAGGAGTCCCTTGTACTACAGAACTTTGTGGAGGTTGCATCCACTCTCATCAAAGG TGTGAAGATTGCCTCCTTGAAGTACAGTGCAGTAGAGCAGGAGTTATTTCCCCTTGCTACTCAAGCCTCGGAGTACATGGACCGATTGTTTCCTGCGGGAAAGTTAGCAGAG ATGGAGACAGGAGGAATGGAGTCCTATCAG CCAACCCTCAGGAGTCAGGTGATTGATTTTGTTCGCAGCGTGCAGCACCTGAACCACGACACCAGTAACTTCCTATCGGAGAAGGCCGCTGTTCTA AGACTTGCACCTGATATATCGGAACGCCTGAACGCTTCATTGGCACACCTTGAGCTAGAGCTGCAGAAAATCTGCCAGGTGTGTGGGATTAACTCTACATTCCAGTACGACCCCTCACAGATCACACAATCACAGGAGGAG TTGATTCCCTTAGAACATAAAAGAAAGCCAGGAAAATTACGGCAAGTTTACAGCAAGTTAAAGGGAAAGAACAAAGACAAACAATACATTCCACTTT cATACAATGTTTATAACTGGACGCCAGAAGATGTGGGTCAGTGGCTCGAATCTCGATCTCTGTCTGAGTACAAAGACTCGTTCATTCGTAATGAGATACGTGGCACCGAGCTCCTAACTCTTGACAAGGGAGATCTGCAG GACCTCGGAGTGACAAAGGTCGGGCACCTGAAGAGGATTCAGCAGGGGATCAAAGAACTCAACAACCGCATGACTGCTTACGACAAATCTCTGGTGTTCGACAAAAACTCCTCCTGA